Part of the Vicinamibacterales bacterium genome, CCGTCGCGGCGTGGGATCCGAGCCGCGAGGGCAAGAGGCTCCAGCCGGCCGGCGAACTCGGCGCGTTGATCGACAGGCGCGGCCTGCCCCAGTTGCTCACGATCTACTCCTCTGAAGGACAGACGCTCGAAGTCCGGCAGCCGCTTCTGCTCGGCGGCGCGAAGTTCGGATCGATCCGGATTGGTGTCTCCACGCTTCTCGTGCGCAGGGAATTGACCGAAGCACTCAAGCCGATGGTCGCCACGGCGCTCGTGGCGCTGCTGATCGCCGTCGGCGTGTCGGCGTCGCTCGCGCAGCTCATGCTGCGGCCGATTCACGTCATCCGCAGCGGTCTGACCCGCCTCGGGCGCGGCGAGTTCGGCGTGCGTCTCGACCTGCCGCAGCAGGACGAGTTCGGCGAACTCGGCAGCTTCTTCAATACCGTCAGCCAGCAGCTGTCCGTGGATCGGTCCCAGCTCGCGGACCAGAAGGCAAGCCTCCAGTCGGCCGTCGAGCACATGGAGGACGAGGTCGCGATCTTCAACCCGGCTGGGGAACTGCTCTTCGCGAACCCTGCGATACGGGTGGCGTTGCCGAGCGATCCGTTCGGCCAGCCGATCGACGACCTGCTCCCGGCCGGCCATCCCTACCGGGAACTCGTTCGGGCGACGATCGACGAAGGGCAGTCGCGCGGGCCGCTCTCCGCGGCGATTCCCGGCACGGGTGACCAGCCGGGCGCGGCGACCAGCCCGAACGAGCGGCTGGTGACCGCGCACGCCATCAAGGATCGCGACCAGCACCTCGTCGGCGTGATGCTCGTCGTCCGCGACGTGCTGGCACTCGGACGCGTGCAGTCGATGCTCAACTACTCCCGCAAGCTGGTCGCGCTCGGCCGCCTGTCTGCGGGCGTGGCGCACGAAGTGAAGAACCCGCTGAACGCGATGACCATCCACCTCGAGCTGCTGAAGCAGAAGCTGGTGACGGCGATCGGCCGGGCACGGCGCGTGCCGGTCGCCGCAACCGCAGGGTTTGACAGCGAGGACGCACCCGCCAGCGCCTCGATGGTCGCCGTGGACGACACACCGGGCGAGCTGGGCCGCGCGCTCGATCACGTGAAGATCATCGGCGGTGAGATCCAGCGTCTCGACCAGGTGATGCAGGGTTTCCTGAAGTTCACGCGGTCCGAGGATCTGAAGCTGCAGACGATCCAGCTCAGCACACTCGTCGACGACGTCGTGCGGGTCGTGGGGCCGCAGTGCGCCAGCGCGGGGGTGACGGTCACGACGGACGGGTTCGATCACGCGCCGGACATCAGCGGCGACCCGACGATGCTGCGGCAGGCATTCCTCAATCTGGCGCTCAACGCGTGCCAGGCCATGCCCCACGGCGGAACCCTTCGAATCGCCGCTGTAACGGCCGGACCGGGCCGGCTGCAGATCGACTTCGAGGACACGGGCATCGGCATCAAGCCCGAGCACCTCAGCCGGATTTTCGATCTCTACTTCACGACGCGCGAGAAGGGGAGCGGGATCGGTTTGTCGATGGTCTATCGGACCGTGCAGTTGCACGACGGCGAGGTCGAAGTGCGGTCGACCGAAGGGCACGGCACGACGTTCAGCCTCGTCTTCCCAACGGCATAACGTGGTTCGGCCGCGTTGTGCCTTTCGGCCACGGCGTTTCGGTAGGATAATGGGATTGTGCGACGACTTCTGGTGACACTCACCGTCGTGGCGCTGGCGTCCGGTGCCTGCGCAAGGGCCAAGGCGAAGACCGAGCCCGTGGCGCCTGGGCTCGACGTGCCGGCCCCTCCGCCGCGCGTGATCATCCCAGTTGAGCCTGAACCACCACCGCAGTCGCCGCCGGCTGAGCCCGAACCCCGCCCCGCCAAGCCGATCCGAGGGCGCCAGACGCCCGCGCGCGTCGAGTCGCAACGCCAGGAGCGAAGAATCGAGCCGCCACCCGCTCCACCCGCGGATGCCGCGAAGCCAGCACCCGTGCCGCCGGTTCCGACCGCCACGCTGCAGCCGGCGTTGCCCGCCGCGCCGAGCGAGATCGAGCGACAGATTCGTGAGCAACTCTCGCAGGCCGCCAAGGACCTCGGTCGCGTGAACTACGGCGGACTCAACGCCGACGGCAAGTCGCAGTACGACACCGCCAAGCGCTTCATCGAACAGGCCGACCAGGCGTTGAAGGACAAGAATCTGGTATTCGCCAAGAATCTGGCGGAGAAAGCTGCCGGGCTGGCCGGCGTCCTCCTCGGGCGCTAGCCCGGCCCAAAATCGAGAGAATTTGGGCGAGAAGCCGAACCTGCCGAATTCCTCGGGTTTACGCAAGGTCTTGCGACTGCCCTAAAAGAGGGGCACAATATCTTGTAGATCGTGGCTTGACAAACGACAACGTGTCGCTCATATTGACCGTCTGACGTGGCCGGTCAATCGGGCAGTTCCCAGCTACCCGCGGTGCTCACGTCGGTCGGTCTGGACCCCGCGGCCGCTCTCGGCGCAGGGTGGCCCAGGACGGCAGGCACGCAGGGGTCGATTCACAGGTGTTCGACGCGTCGGCTGGTCCCCCAGAGGCCAGCGGTGTCGATTGAAAGACGTTGACGGCGGGTGTCTGAGGGGCGCGGACACGGCCGTGATTGCGGAGGGACGGTATGCAGAGAGGCGTGACCCACGACGTGGCCCCAGCCTCGCAGCAGGTCATCGAGAAACGGACGCAGGATGCCGCACACCCGGCGCGGTCGGGTGACGCTCGAGCCTCCGGGCTGCCGTTCTCCCGGTTCTTCGCGCTCTCGGGACGGGATCCCTTCGACGAAATCAGCTGGGATCGGCGTACGGCTCTCATCGCCAACGACAAAGGCGATGTGGTCTTCGAGCAGTGCGATGTCGAGGTGCCATCGTTCTGGTCGCAGCAGGCCACCAACATCGTCGTCTCGAAGTACTTCCGCGGACCGCTCAAGCCGAAGGCGGATGAGTTCCGGGAATCGAGCGTGCGGCAACTGATCGGCCGCGTCGTCGAGACGATCGTCGACTGGGCCCGCGCGGACGGCTACTTCGCAGACGAGGCGAGTCTGGTGGGGTTCCGCGATGATCTCAAGCACCTGCTCGTCTACCAGAAGGCCGCCTTCAACAGCCCCGTCTGGTTCAACTGCGGCATTGAGAAGCAGCCGCAGTGTTCCGCGTGCTTCATCAACTCGGTCCAGGACACCCTGGACTCGATCCTGACGCTCGCCAAGACCGAGGGGATGCTGTTCAAGTTCGGCTCGGGGACGGGCACCAACCTGTCGTCGCTCCGCTCGTCGCGCGAATCGCTCGCCGGCGGCGGCACGGCGTCGGGCCCGGTGTCGTTCATGAAAGGCTACGACGCGTTCGCGGGGGTCATCAAGTCGGGCGGCAAGACGCGCCGCGCGGCGAAGATGGTCATCCTCAACGCCGAGCACCCGGACGTCGTCGACTTCATCACGTGCAAGGTCGATGAAGAGAAGAAGGCGTGGGCGCTGATCGACGCGGGGTACGACGGGTCGTTCAACGGACCGGCCTACGCGTCGGTGTACTTCCAGAACTCGAACAACAGCGTCCGCGTGCCCGACGACTTCATGCGCGCGGTGCTCGACGACGGAACGTGGCAGACCAAGGCCGTCACCGACGGCCGCCCGATGGACACGTACAAGGCGCGCAACCTCATGCAGAAGATTGCCGAGGCCACGTACGTGTGCGGCGACCCGGGGATGCAGTTCGACACGACGATCAACGAGTGGCACACGTGCCCCGGGACGGCCCGGATCAACGCGTCGAACCCGTGCTCCGAGTACATGTTCCTGGACGACTCGGCGTGCAACCTCGCGTCGATCAACCTGATGAAGTTCGTGGACGGGCACGGCGAGTTCGAGGTGGAGGCCTTCCGGGCGGCGGTGGACACGCTCATCATCGCGCAGGAGATCCTGGTCGACAACGCGAGCTACCCCACCAAGGCCATCGAGAAGAACAGCCACGAGTACCGCCCGCTGGGGCTCGGCTACGCCAACCTCGGCGCGCTCCTGATGTCGCGCGGACTGCCGTACGACAGCGAGGCCGGCCGGCACTGCGCGGCCGCGATTACCGCGCTGATGACCGGCGAGGCCTACGCACAGTCGGCGCGCATCGCTCGCGACCACGGCGGACCCTTCCGCGGCTACGCGGCGAACCGCGAGCCGTTCCTCCGCGTCATGCGGAAGCATCGCGACGCGCTCAAGGACGTGAACGCCGGCCTGGTGCCCGAGGACCTGTTCGCGGCGGCCACCCAGGCCTGGGACGATGCGGTGGAACTTGGCGAGGAAGCGGGTTACCGCAACGCACAGACGACGGTGCTCGCGCCGACCGGCACCATCGGTTTCATGATGGACTGCGATACCACCGGGATCGAGCCGGACATCGCGCTGGTGAAGTACAAGAAGTTGGTGGACGGCGGCCTGATGAAGATCGTCAACCAGACGATCCCGGCCGGCCTTGCGCGCCTGGGGTACACCGAAGCCCAGATCAAGGCGATCGTCGACTACGTGAACGAGATGGAGACGATCGAGGGCGCGCCGCACCTGAAGGAGAAGGACCTGGCGGTGTTCGACTGCGCGTTCAAGCCGGCGAGCGGTTCGCGGTCGATCCACTACATGGGCCACATCCGGATGATGGGGGCCGCCCAGCCGTTCATCTCGGGCGCGATCTCCAAGACCGTCAACGTACCGAAGGACGCGACGGTCGACGAAATCACGCAGGCCTATATCGAATCGTGGCGCCTGGGCGTGAAGGCCATCGCGATCTACCGCGACGGCAGCAAGCGGACGCAGCCGCTCAACACCTCGCGGGACAAGGTCACCGAGGCGAAGGTGGCGGCCCAGGCCGTGGCCCAGCCGATTCGGCGGAAGCTGTCGGACGAGCGCCACGCGATCACTCACAAGTTCGAGATTGCCGGTCACGAGGGCTACATCACCGTCGGTCTCTACGACGACGGGATGCCGGGCGAGATCTTCCTCGTCATGGCCAAGGAAGGGTCGACGATTTCGGGCTTCGCCGACGCCTTCGCGCAGGCCGTCTCTTACGCCCTGCAGTACGGCGTGCCGCTGCAGGTGCTGGTGGACAAGTTCAGCCACGTGCGGTTCGAGCCGGCCGGGATGACGAAGAACCCGCAGGTGCGGATCGCCAAGTCGATCGTGGACTACGTGTTCCGATGGCTGGCGACCAAGTTCCTGTCGGCCGAGGCGCAGTACTGGGCGGGCGTCAATGGCCGTGACAGCACGTCGATGGCCGACCACCCGGCCGACACCGCGGAGCAGTTGACGCTGCCGCCGCTCGGTATCGAGGCCGACCGCAGGGCGTCGCTGTTCGGCACGATTCAGAACCAGGAAGATGCGCCTCCGTGCTCGACGTGCGGGGCGATCATGGTGCGCAGCGGCAGCTGCTACAAGTGCGCCAACTGCGGCAGCACGAGCGGGTGCGCGTGAGACACAGGGATGGAGACGGGAGTTTCGACACCGAGACGGTCTCGTCTCAGCGATCGGGGCCCGCCTCCTCCCGAAGCCTGCGGGCCTCATCGAGCCTGCCGAGCTTCATGTAGACGTCCGCCAGTTCCAGCAACGTCGGGCGCCTGGCCGGAGAGCGTTCGAGCGCCCGTCGGAGCAACCGCTCGGCTTCGTCGAGGCGCCCCAGGCGGGAAGCCAGGGCGCCCAGCACGGCCATCGGCTCCGCCGCAGCGTCGGGCCCAATCAGCGGCGCCAGCGCCGCGTACGCCGCTTCCACCTGTGCCGGCCGTCCCGGATCGTACGTGTCCAGGATCACCACCGCGTAGTTGTGCGCCACGAGCAGGTTCGGAGGGCTGCCGGCCAGGACTGCCTTGAACGGTCCGATTGCGTCGCCCGGCCGGCCTTGCCTCATCCGGAGCAGGCCCAGAATCGTCTGGGCCTCCGCGAGCGTTGGCTCGAGCCGCAGGGCCGCCTCGAGATGCGCGAGCGCCTCGTCGTCGCGCTGCAACTGGAACTGCAGGCGGCCGAACGTGGCTTCGACTTCGGCCGGCAGCATCCTCCGCGTCGGAGGAATGTCCACCAGGACCTGGTCCGGGAGCAGGACTTCATCGGGACTGCGCATCCCGCCGCGAATGTACCGCAGCAGGTCGCGCTCGACCGCCTGCGGAGCGCCAATCGTCTCCTCGAACGCTTCGCGCTCGTCGCGTCCCTCGGCGAGCCGCTGCACGAAGAGGGGTATCTGGGCACCGTGCGCGGCTGATCCGCGAATCAGGTAGTGCACCATCGCCCACGACTCCGCGTAGAACGTGCGGCCCTTCTCGTCGTTCCAGATCTTGGCGTTCCGGGTGATCGACAGGAGTTCGGGCAGCGGGAGGAAATCCCGGGACAGGCGGGCGACGTGCGGCGCAACGGGTGCGCCGAGCAGCACGCGTCGGCGGTCGTGGTTGAGCAAGGTCGTGCTGTAGTATTCGGCCACGCCTTCCCTCAGCCACAGCGGGATGCGAGGGCCGTCGAACAGCACGTGGGCGTACTCGTGGAAGATGGTGCGGTACGATTCGCCGCCGCGATCGAGCCGGAGCGCCATGCACGGGATCTGGGGCTCGCGCACGACGTAACCGCCGACCGGGGCGGGCTTGCCGTTGAGGGTCGGCTTGTAGGGTTCGAACGATCGGTCGCTGCCGAAGACCACGACGAACGGCGGCAGGAGGGAGCGGTCACGCGCGCCGGGGAGCACGCGCGCGAAGACGTCGCGGAACATCTCGAGGAGGAAGGCGACCTCACGGACCTCGTCCTGTCTCGCGTCGCCCGACACGATGAAGTGCCGCGACTGGACGCGGAACCACTGAGGCGCACGTGGGGCGCTCCACGCCCCAACCAGGATCGAGACGACAGCGAGCGCAACCAGGCGTCGCAAGCAGCGGCCTCCAGTCGCCATTGTCGCACGGGCGGCGGCGCACGCCCACGATGGAACCACCTGCCCCGCGGCGGCTTCACCGCTTCGTTCGGCGTGACGTCGTTCCGACCGGCTTGCCCGTCGTCAGGCGAGGTTCGCCCCGCGTTCGAGCAGGAGCCCCCTCAGCACAGAACGGTGGCAGCGCGCCTCGTCGGCACAGTAGCAGCCGACCGAGAGGTCGGTCTGGTGGGAGAGCGCGGCCAGGAGTACGAGCAGCCGCGTGGCTTCAGGGCGCTTCATTTCAGCCCGGTATCGCTTCACGAAGCGGTGCCACGCCCGGTCGTCGGCGGCATGGAGGGCTTGCTTGACCAGGCTCTCCGAAGGCGCCAGATCCGGAAGCCACACATCGTAGAAGTCGCGGGACGCGTGCTCGGCCTTGGGCACGCCGCGCGGTGGCCGCCGCACCGTCCCCACACGCAGTCCCTCGCCCGGCGTTCTCGGAGCTCCCAGCCGTACGACTCGAACAGCCATTCGATTCGCCTCCCTCAGCGCTACGCCTCTCTTCCCGAGCCAGTCACTTCTTCTCGAACTCCAGGAGCTCGACAGGCGCGCCATCGTCGAGGATGAAGGCCACGCGAACGCCACCGGATGGCGCGTTGAGAGCGATCAGGACGTTCTTGCCCTTCAGCGCCTCGTCGAGATCGTCGACGGCGAAGGCAATGTGGGGCACCATCCTGACGACCTCCGGCACCTGGCAATGTGGCTCGAACCGCATCCACTCGACGCCGTATGGGCTGGAGTCGAAGCCGCAGACGTACAGCCCCAGGCCGGCCAGGTGTCGCTCGTCTGGACGGGGCGTGGTGTGGGGTATCCCGAGATGGTGGTAGCGCCACCCGAGCTTCTCTGTCGCGGCCGGGAGTTCGTCGTCGCGTCGTTTCTGCGTCACTCGCTTCCTCTTCGGTTCACTGTTCCTTCCGGCGGTCTCGCCACGGTGCCTGCCGAACCCCGGGGCCAGCCGCCCCGCGATCTCGCCGTTCGACGACCTCGTCTTCAGTCGACCGTCGAGAGGAATCCGGCTACGCGTGCCAGGTAACGTTCCGTGACTCGCCGCGATGTCCTCGCACCTCGTAACGAAGCTCCACCATGCCGCTCTTGTAGGCGTTGACCTCCGCCAGATGGAGGGCGATCTCTCTGTCGAGCTTCTCGAAGAATGGGATCCCATCACCAATCAAGATCGGCAGGATCGAATAGCGAACGTCGTCGGCAGCACTGCTCGGAGCCGTCTACGCTCGAGCCCACCTGGATCAGCTTCAGCCGCGGCGGCCAAGCTGGCCCACGCCGCCGTCGGCTGCAAGCCGATGTTATGCGGTTCCTTCTCCGTTGGCGTCGATCGTCCCAGTAACCTCCGCGACTTCGGGAGTCACGTCGAACTGTACTTGAAAGGGCTTGCCCCGGTTGCCACGTAAGTTCGTGCCGGCCTGGAAGTCGCAACGTCTGGCAGCGAACGGTCCTTCAAACCAGCAGTCGTAGAAGTTCACGAATCCCCGAAAGGTGCAGCCTTCAAGGATGATGGCTGATCCGTTTCGGTTGTGTCCTCCGCACTGAAAGTCCACGGTGTCTTCGAATACGCAACCGCGCATCGTCAGGCCGGCTAGGAAGTAGGTCGCGAAGAACTCCACCCGCCTGATGTGATTGCCTTCAAGAAGCACGGGACCCGCAAACTCGATACAGGCTCCGTCGAGCTGGTCCACAACGCAGCCGACAATGCGCACCGGCCCCTGCAGGGCATCCGCCTCGCACAGCGGCCGCAATGACAACGAACCCTCGACCAGCGCATTGCCCAGGATGCGAGTCCTTTGCAGTTCGTCAAGTGCCGCTGAGGCTGATAGATTCCGAACCGTCATCCTTGTCTCGGTCGTGATTGACGTCGCAATCGTCCGGTCTCGGTCCGCCTAACGTCGGCGGTTCACCCGCGGCGGCGCTCGATCGCGCAGGCCGTCGTCGGGTGCAACCGCGTGGTCAGGCAACTTGTTGTGTTATATAAATAGGTATATAATCCACCGATGGCCGAGAAGCCGCTGTGTTGGCTCGGAGCCTCGCTTGACGACGTGCGCGCATTTCCGGACGATGCTCGCCGCGACGTTGGTTACCAGTTGGGCCGTGTCCAGCAGGACCTGATGCCGACCGATTGGAGGCCGATGGCCACGGTGGGTCTCGGCACGTACGAGATTCGTGTTCACACCAGACTCGAGCACCGCGTCTTCTACGTCGCGAAATGCGAGGAGGCGATCTACGTGCTCCACGCCTTCGAGAAGCGGACGCGCCAGACGCCGCAAGGGGAGATTGCCTTGGCGAGGAAGCGGTTGGCTGAGCTTCTTGCGCGTCGCATGCGCAATAGGGAGACCCCATGACGATCAAGATTCGACGTTCAAGCGGTAACGTCTTTCGTGACCTTGGCTTTTCGCGCGAGGAATCCGAGAACCTCAAGATCCGTAGCGACCTGATGATTCGCCTCAGCAAATTGATCGAGGCCCGGAAGCTGACCCAAGCGCAGGCTGCGACCCTGTTCGGCGTAACCCAACCGAGGGTGAGCGATCTCGTCCGGGGTAAGATCGACCGATTCAGTATCGATACGTTGGTGGCCATGCTGGGGCATGCCGGCGTTAGGGTCCAGATCGTCGTCGGTCGGGTTTCAAAAGTCGCCTGACGCGCGCGCATCACCCGCGGTCGCGGTGCGGTAGCGGCGGCGGCCGTCGGGTGCATGCGCCTGTTAGGCGGCACGGTCTGTAGTACATTGTATGACGATGAAGAATGCCTTGACCATTCGCCTGGAGCCAGACCTCGAGCGCCTGCTCGACCGCTTGTGCCGAGAGACCGGCCGCACTCGCAGTGACCTCGTGCGGGACGCCCTGCGTCGACAGCTGCAGCTCCTGCGGTTCGAAACACTGCGCCGGCGCGTGCTCCCGTTCGCCGAAGCCCGCGGCTACCTGACCGATGAGGACGTGGTGAAGGCCGTTTCGTGAGAGTCTTCATCGGCACGAACGTGCTGGCCAGCGCCTTTGCCACGCGTGGCCTGTGCGCCGACGTCCTGCGGCACGTGATGGTTGAACACGAGCTACTCGTCGGCGAGATGGTTCTCGACGAACTGCGACGCGTCCTCAGGAACAAGTTCCGCCTCCCGGCCGCGCTCATCGGGGACATCGAGGAACTGCTGCGCGACCACGAAGTTGTGCCCAAGCCCACCCGCGCCGGTTCGATCAACGTCCGCGATCCCGATGACCGATGGATCGTTGCATCCGCTCTGGCCGGACATGCCGATGTCCTTGTTACCGGCGACCGGGATTTGCTCGACGTGGCAGACACCCTGCCGCTCCCAGTCGTCGACCCACGCGGCTTCTGGAACCTCCTTCGCAAGTCCGGCGCTTCAGCCGAGTAATCGTCGCTGGGTGTCCGCCGAACGCCCGGCTTCAGGCGCGAGCACTGGCGAGTCGCCTGGAAGCCGCTGTTCGCCGCGCTAATCGTAGTGTGTCCACATCCGAATGATCTTGACGGTCTTGATCGCGTCCAGGACCTGATACACCAGTCGGTGCTGGATGTTGATTCTGCGGGAACATGCGCCCGCGAGGTCCCCCACGAGCTTCTCGAAGCGTGGCGGCGTCTGGTACGGGTTCTCCGCCAGCACAGCCAGCAACCGCTCGGCTTTCGACTTGAGGCCGGCCGACGCGAGCTTCCTGGCGTCCTTCCTCGCCTGCGAGGTGTACACCAGTTTCCAAGTCACCAGTCGAGGTCCTTGGCGCATTTCGTCACGGGCGTCTTCAATCCCTTGCGGATCGACGCTCTCATGCCGGGGATGGCCTCGAGGTAGAGCGTTTCCTGGATGGCTCGCCAGTCGCCTTCCGACACCAAGACCGCGGAGTGCCGCTTTCCGGAGATCTGGATGGGTTCGTGCGAGTCAGCGACGTCCTCCAGGAGGTTGTACAATCGCCGTCTCGCCTCGGTCGCCGTGATCGTCGTCATTGGGGTTCCCCTTGAAGGTACGTCATAACGTACGCTACCAGGGTCGTTCTGTCAATCGGGTTCTCACGCGATTGTCTTTGATTTGGGGCTACCTGATCTCGGCGAACGTC contains:
- a CDS encoding ATP-binding protein, translating into MHLGIKAKQIAGVSLIVGLAVVTLSLVHVTLLARVLLRESSARGDLLANAIFQRAREIVPGQADPYTALRTDAGLRAILESSAYSKNVTYAAICNVDGVAVAAWDPSREGKRLQPAGELGALIDRRGLPQLLTIYSSEGQTLEVRQPLLLGGAKFGSIRIGVSTLLVRRELTEALKPMVATALVALLIAVGVSASLAQLMLRPIHVIRSGLTRLGRGEFGVRLDLPQQDEFGELGSFFNTVSQQLSVDRSQLADQKASLQSAVEHMEDEVAIFNPAGELLFANPAIRVALPSDPFGQPIDDLLPAGHPYRELVRATIDEGQSRGPLSAAIPGTGDQPGAATSPNERLVTAHAIKDRDQHLVGVMLVVRDVLALGRVQSMLNYSRKLVALGRLSAGVAHEVKNPLNAMTIHLELLKQKLVTAIGRARRVPVAATAGFDSEDAPASASMVAVDDTPGELGRALDHVKIIGGEIQRLDQVMQGFLKFTRSEDLKLQTIQLSTLVDDVVRVVGPQCASAGVTVTTDGFDHAPDISGDPTMLRQAFLNLALNACQAMPHGGTLRIAAVTAGPGRLQIDFEDTGIGIKPEHLSRIFDLYFTTREKGSGIGLSMVYRTVQLHDGEVEVRSTEGHGTTFSLVFPTA
- a CDS encoding vitamin B12-dependent ribonucleotide reductase gives rise to the protein MQRGVTHDVAPASQQVIEKRTQDAAHPARSGDARASGLPFSRFFALSGRDPFDEISWDRRTALIANDKGDVVFEQCDVEVPSFWSQQATNIVVSKYFRGPLKPKADEFRESSVRQLIGRVVETIVDWARADGYFADEASLVGFRDDLKHLLVYQKAAFNSPVWFNCGIEKQPQCSACFINSVQDTLDSILTLAKTEGMLFKFGSGTGTNLSSLRSSRESLAGGGTASGPVSFMKGYDAFAGVIKSGGKTRRAAKMVILNAEHPDVVDFITCKVDEEKKAWALIDAGYDGSFNGPAYASVYFQNSNNSVRVPDDFMRAVLDDGTWQTKAVTDGRPMDTYKARNLMQKIAEATYVCGDPGMQFDTTINEWHTCPGTARINASNPCSEYMFLDDSACNLASINLMKFVDGHGEFEVEAFRAAVDTLIIAQEILVDNASYPTKAIEKNSHEYRPLGLGYANLGALLMSRGLPYDSEAGRHCAAAITALMTGEAYAQSARIARDHGGPFRGYAANREPFLRVMRKHRDALKDVNAGLVPEDLFAAATQAWDDAVELGEEAGYRNAQTTVLAPTGTIGFMMDCDTTGIEPDIALVKYKKLVDGGLMKIVNQTIPAGLARLGYTEAQIKAIVDYVNEMETIEGAPHLKEKDLAVFDCAFKPASGSRSIHYMGHIRMMGAAQPFISGAISKTVNVPKDATVDEITQAYIESWRLGVKAIAIYRDGSKRTQPLNTSRDKVTEAKVAAQAVAQPIRRKLSDERHAITHKFEIAGHEGYITVGLYDDGMPGEIFLVMAKEGSTISGFADAFAQAVSYALQYGVPLQVLVDKFSHVRFEPAGMTKNPQVRIAKSIVDYVFRWLATKFLSAEAQYWAGVNGRDSTSMADHPADTAEQLTLPPLGIEADRRASLFGTIQNQEDAPPCSTCGAIMVRSGSCYKCANCGSTSGCA
- a CDS encoding tetratricopeptide repeat protein, producing the protein MRRLVALAVVSILVGAWSAPRAPQWFRVQSRHFIVSGDARQDEVREVAFLLEMFRDVFARVLPGARDRSLLPPFVVVFGSDRSFEPYKPTLNGKPAPVGGYVVREPQIPCMALRLDRGGESYRTIFHEYAHVLFDGPRIPLWLREGVAEYYSTTLLNHDRRRVLLGAPVAPHVARLSRDFLPLPELLSITRNAKIWNDEKGRTFYAESWAMVHYLIRGSAAHGAQIPLFVQRLAEGRDEREAFEETIGAPQAVERDLLRYIRGGMRSPDEVLLPDQVLVDIPPTRRMLPAEVEATFGRLQFQLQRDDEALAHLEAALRLEPTLAEAQTILGLLRMRQGRPGDAIGPFKAVLAGSPPNLLVAHNYAVVILDTYDPGRPAQVEAAYAALAPLIGPDAAAEPMAVLGALASRLGRLDEAERLLRRALERSPARRPTLLELADVYMKLGRLDEARRLREEAGPDR
- a CDS encoding DUF488 family protein, whose product is MAVRVVRLGAPRTPGEGLRVGTVRRPPRGVPKAEHASRDFYDVWLPDLAPSESLVKQALHAADDRAWHRFVKRYRAEMKRPEATRLLVLLAALSHQTDLSVGCYCADEARCHRSVLRGLLLERGANLA
- a CDS encoding type II toxin-antitoxin system RelE/ParE family toxin is translated as MAEKPLCWLGASLDDVRAFPDDARRDVGYQLGRVQQDLMPTDWRPMATVGLGTYEIRVHTRLEHRVFYVAKCEEAIYVLHAFEKRTRQTPQGEIALARKRLAELLARRMRNRETP
- a CDS encoding helix-turn-helix transcriptional regulator, whose amino-acid sequence is MTIKIRRSSGNVFRDLGFSREESENLKIRSDLMIRLSKLIEARKLTQAQAATLFGVTQPRVSDLVRGKIDRFSIDTLVAMLGHAGVRVQIVVGRVSKVA
- a CDS encoding ribbon-helix-helix protein, CopG family; its protein translation is MTMKNALTIRLEPDLERLLDRLCRETGRTRSDLVRDALRRQLQLLRFETLRRRVLPFAEARGYLTDEDVVKAVS
- a CDS encoding putative toxin-antitoxin system toxin component, PIN family encodes the protein MRVFIGTNVLASAFATRGLCADVLRHVMVEHELLVGEMVLDELRRVLRNKFRLPAALIGDIEELLRDHEVVPKPTRAGSINVRDPDDRWIVASALAGHADVLVTGDRDLLDVADTLPLPVVDPRGFWNLLRKSGASAE
- a CDS encoding Txe/YoeB family addiction module toxin codes for the protein MTWKLVYTSQARKDARKLASAGLKSKAERLLAVLAENPYQTPPRFEKLVGDLAGACSRRINIQHRLVYQVLDAIKTVKIIRMWTHYD
- a CDS encoding type II toxin-antitoxin system Phd/YefM family antitoxin, with product MTTITATEARRRLYNLLEDVADSHEPIQISGKRHSAVLVSEGDWRAIQETLYLEAIPGMRASIRKGLKTPVTKCAKDLDW